The window TGATATTGTAAATCCGTTAGTTTATTTTTCAAGTCATCTTTCATCCTTCTTCACCCCAGTTTTCAGATTTAAACCGTTCCCGGCCTGACCCAGTTGCGTACCGATTGTAATGTGTTGGATTTTTCATGTAATAATTTTGATGTCCCTCTTCAGCTGCGTAAAACGGCTTCGCAGGTAGAATATCTGTTGCAACAGGTTTATCGAACTTACCTGTTGCATCCAATTCAGCCTTTGTTTGCTCAGCAAGTTGCAGTTGCTCGGGTGTATGATAAAAAATTGCTGTCTGATAGGATTCCCCGCGATCAAAAAACTGACCGCCGGAATCGGTTGGATCAATCTGTTTCCAAAAGATGTTGAGCAGTTCACTATAGGAAATGATTTCATCATCAAACGTAATTTGAATTGCTTCACGGTGGCCCGTAGTATTCGTACAGACAAGTTCATATGACGGATTTTCGATTTCGCCGCCCGTATAGCCCGAAATGACTGAAAGGACACCAGCATATCTGTCAAACGGTTTCACCATGCAC of the Sporosarcina sp. FSL K6-1508 genome contains:
- the msrA gene encoding peptide-methionine (S)-S-oxide reductase MsrA; the encoded protein is MAKSLATFAGGCFWCMVKPFDRYAGVLSVISGYTGGEIENPSYELVCTNTTGHREAIQITFDDEIISYSELLNIFWKQIDPTDSGGQFFDRGESYQTAIFYHTPEQLQLAEQTKAELDATGKFDKPVATDILPAKPFYAAEEGHQNYYMKNPTHYNRYATGSGRERFKSENWGEEG